A genomic stretch from Onychostoma macrolepis isolate SWU-2019 chromosome 02, ASM1243209v1, whole genome shotgun sequence includes:
- the tcea1 gene encoding transcription elongation factor A protein 1, which yields MGKKEEEEIIRIAKKMDKMAQKKNGAGALDLLKELKNIPMTLELLQSTRIGMSVNAIRKQSTDDEVTSLAKSLIKSWKKLLDEPAAEKNSEEKKKERTTPVVSPSQASPEPREESSSSNSSSKSESVDVTPNTLIATFPRAPGTSDSVRIKCREMLSSALQTGDDYIAIGADCDELGAQIEECIFLEFKNTDMKYKNRVRSRISNLKDAKNPNLRRNVLCGNVSPDRIAKMTAEEMASDELKEMRKNLTKEAIRDHQVATSGGTQTDLFTCGKCKKKKCTYTQVQTRSADEPMTTFVFCTECGNRWKFC from the exons ATGGGTAagaaagaagaggaagagatcATACGGATCGCAAAAAAGATGGATAAAATGGCACAGAAGAAGAACGGG GCTGGTGCACTGGACTTATTAAAGGAACTAAAGAATATACCCATGACCCTGGAGCTTCTGCAG TCTACAAGGATCGGGATGTCGGTCAATGCCATCCGCAAACAGAGCACAGATGATGAAGTGACCTCACTGGCCAAGTCCTTGATCAAGTCCTGGAAGAAATTGCTGG ATGAACCTGCTGCGGAAAAGAACTctgaagagaaaaagaaagaacgCACAACACCAGTGGTTTCACCATCTCAAGCGAGCCCAGAGCCCAGAGAGGAGAG CTCGAGCAGTAATTCTAGCAGTAAGAGTGAATCTGTCGATGTTACACCCAACACATTGATAGCCACTTTCCCACGAGCACCAGGCACATCTGACTCAGTCCGTATCAAGTGCAGGGAGATGCTGTCAAGTGCTTTGCAAACAGGAG atGATTACATTGCGATTGGTGCTGACTGCGATGAACTTGGAGCTCAGATTGAAGAAT GTATCTTTTTGGAGTTCAAAAATACTGATATGAAATACAAGAATCGTGTACGAAGCCGAATCTCCAATCTTAAGGATGCAAAGAACCCCAACCTGAGAAGGAATGTGCTATGTGGGAATGTGAGTCCAGACCGCATAGCCAAAATGACAGCAGAG GAAATGGCAAGCGATGAGTTGAAGGAGATGCGGAAGAATCTGACCAAAGAAGCCATCAGGGACCACCAGGTGGCCACCTCTGGGGGCACCCAGACTGACCTGTTCACTTGTGGGAAGTGCAAAAAGAAGAAGTGTACCTACACCCAG GTTCAAACTCGAAGTGCTGATGAACCGATGACAACATTCGTCTTCTGCACTGAATGTGGAAATAGGTGGAAG TTCTGCTGA